TTGCGGTCATCGCCGCGCTGGTGCTCGACCAGTATCTCGGGTTCGGGGCGGCCGATCCGATCTTCGGCCTCGCCATCGCGGGCTGGCTGCTTTGGGGCGCATGGCGCGCGGCGGGCGAGGCGGTGGACCAGCTTCTCGACCGGGAATGGCCCGACGAAAAGCGGCGTGCTTTCGTCGAGGCGGCGGCGCTCCATCCCGAACTGAGCAACCTTCACGATCTGCGCACGCGCAGCAGCGGGACGCACGATTTCGTTCAGTTCCACGTCGACATGCCGGGCCGGATGAGCGTTGCCGAAGCGCATGACATCCTCGACAGGGTGGAGGCGGATCTGTGCCGTCAGTTTCCCGGCACCGAGCTGCTCATCCACATCGACCCCGAAGGCCATGTGGACGAACCCGACAATCCACTGGTCGAGGAAAACGAATTCGCAAAACTGGAGAACGGTTCGTGACACGCCTGCCCTATTTCCACGTCGACGCCTTTGCCGACCGGCCCTTTGCCGGCAATCAGGCGGCGGTCATGCCGCTCGATGCATGGCTGCCCGACACGGTTCTCCAGGCGATCGCGGAGGAGAACAACTTCGCCGAAACCGCCTTCGTGGTGCGTGATGCCGGGGGCGAAGCGGATTACGAGCTGCGCTGGTTCACCCCGACCGAGGAAGTCCGCCTGTGCGGCCATGCGACGCTCGCCAGCGGGCATGTGATGCTGACCGAAGCGGAGCACAGGGCCGGAGCGGACCGCGTCACCTTCCGCACGCGGCTGGCCGGAACGCTGGAGGTGCGCCGCGGCGCGGCAGGCTACGAGCTGGCGCTGCCCGCCATCCGGACCGAGCCGGGCGCATGGGACGAGGCGGTGACATGTCTCGGCGCGGCTCCGAGCGAAGTGCGGCTCAATCCCGACGGCTACGGCATCTACCTGTTCGACAGCGAGGCGGAGATCCGCGCGCTCGATCCCGACATGAGGGGCTTGCGCGCGCTGGGGAACGACCAGTTCATCTGCACCGCGCCGGGCGAGCGGACCGACGTGGTCAGCCGGGTCTTCGTGCCGGGCGGCGGGGTGGACGAGGACAGCTTCACCGGCTCCGCCCATGCCTGCCTCACGCCCTTCTGGGCCGAAAAGCTCGGGCGCGACAGCTTCACCGCCCATCAGGCGAGCGACCGGGGCGGGGACGCGACCTGCCGGCTTGCGAAGGAAGAGGGGGGCGACCGCGTCTGGCTCGGCGGCCAGTGCGTCACCGTGGTCGAAGGGCGGTTCTACGTGCCCGAGGCGGGATAGAGCTCGATCACGTCGGCCGCCTGCTGCAACAGCGCCTTGCGCTGGGGTTCGTCGGAGTGGCCGAGCCGCACGAGCGTCAGCCGCTGTTCGGGCGAGATCAGCACGTACTGGCCCATGTGACCGATCATCGCGAAGAGCGTTTGCGGCGCGCGCGAGGGGAAGAGCGGATGGCCGCCTTCTCCATCCTCCAGCGGCCGGTTGAGCCAGGTCTGGAAGCCGTATTGCGGGCTGCGCGGGCTCGGTGTGGTCATCGCCTCGACCCAGGCGCGCGGCACGATCTGTTCGCCGCGATAGGAGCCCTTGTTGCGCAGGAAATCGCCGAACTTCGCCCAGTCGCGCGCTGTCGCGTGGATCAGACTGCCCCCGATCAGCGTGCCAGAACGGTCGAATTCGGGCACGACGGAGGTCATGCCGAGTGGCCCGAACAGACGCGAGCGAAGATAGGTGCTCACCGCCTGGCGCCGCTCGTCGGGATCGTCGCTCTCGCTCAGCACCCGCGCGGCGATATCGGCCAGAATCACGGTGGTATTGCTGGAATACTCGAATCGCTCGCCCGGCTCGGCCTCCAGCGGCTGCTCCTCCGCCCAGCCGGCCATGTCGTCGCGCCCGTCGAGGAACAGCATCTGCACCTCGCTGCTGGTGCGCGCATCGGGGCCCGATTCGGTGTGGTCCAGACCCGAGCGCATCTGGAGCAGGTGACGCAGCGTGATGGCGGAGCGCGGGTCGCCCGCGCGCTGCCACTGTGGCACCGGGGCGGGCTGGTCGAGCCGCAGCCGCCCGTCCGACACCAGCAGGCCGATCAGCACCGCGGTCACGGTCTTGGCCATCGACCAGCTGACGAAGCGGGTGTTGGCATCGTAGCCCGGGGCATACCGCTCGGCGGCGATTCGCCCCCCTTCCATTAGCACCACGGCGCGCGTTTCGCCGAGGTCCTCGCGCACGAACAGATCGTCGATCTCGCGCGCCAGCGCACGGCGCGGCGCACCCGGACTGGTGCTCACTGCCGACAGCGCCTCGTCCGACAGCGGCGGCGGCTCGTCCGGGGCGCTCCCGCTGCAACCTGCAAGGCCAGTCGCAAGGGTTGTGGCGAGGGCGATGGTGGCGATAAGGGGGCGGGACCGCGCGATCATGCGCGGCCTGTCGCATGGGGGCTCGCATCTTGGCAACGCGTAAAAGGGGCACGGGCCGGAACGCGAAGAACGGGCGCCGCTGGCTCGTCGCGGTGCTCGTGCTGGCGGCCATCGCCGTCTTCGCCTGGTGGCGCTGGGGCGCAGGGATTCGAGACGATGCGACTGCCGGCACGGCCTACATGGCGCGGGTCGCCTGTTCCTGCCGCTATGTCGGCGGGCGCGAGATGGAGGATTGCGAGAAGGACCGGCTGGCCGGGATGGACTTCATCAGCCTCAGCGACGATCCGAAATTCCGCAGCGTGACCGCAACGGCCCCTTTCATCGCCAGCGCGACCGCGAACTACCGCGAAGGCTATGGCTGTCTGCTTGAGGAGTGGGAGGGCTAAGCTCGCTTGCCGGCTATACGGTCGACGCCCGCGTTTCCTCGATCCAGCCGCCGCCGACCACTCGATCGCCGGCATAGAGCACTGCCGCCTGCCCCGGAGCGACGCCGTATTCGGGATCGGCAAAACGGATCGTGGTTGCGGCCCCGTCGCCCAGCGGCCCGTCGAGCGTGACCGGGACCGGTTTGGCAAGACTGCGGACCTTGGCAGTGAGCGGCTGATCGGGAAGCGGGCCGATGCGGTTGGTCTCGACGATCCGCGCTTCGT
The genomic region above belongs to Qipengyuania spongiae and contains:
- a CDS encoding PhzF family phenazine biosynthesis protein gives rise to the protein MTRLPYFHVDAFADRPFAGNQAAVMPLDAWLPDTVLQAIAEENNFAETAFVVRDAGGEADYELRWFTPTEEVRLCGHATLASGHVMLTEAEHRAGADRVTFRTRLAGTLEVRRGAAGYELALPAIRTEPGAWDEAVTCLGAAPSEVRLNPDGYGIYLFDSEAEIRALDPDMRGLRALGNDQFICTAPGERTDVVSRVFVPGGGVDEDSFTGSAHACLTPFWAEKLGRDSFTAHQASDRGGDATCRLAKEEGGDRVWLGGQCVTVVEGRFYVPEAG
- a CDS encoding serine hydrolase domain-containing protein; the protein is MIARSRPLIATIALATTLATGLAGCSGSAPDEPPPLSDEALSAVSTSPGAPRRALAREIDDLFVREDLGETRAVVLMEGGRIAAERYAPGYDANTRFVSWSMAKTVTAVLIGLLVSDGRLRLDQPAPVPQWQRAGDPRSAITLRHLLQMRSGLDHTESGPDARTSSEVQMLFLDGRDDMAGWAEEQPLEAEPGERFEYSSNTTVILADIAARVLSESDDPDERRQAVSTYLRSRLFGPLGMTSVVPEFDRSGTLIGGSLIHATARDWAKFGDFLRNKGSYRGEQIVPRAWVEAMTTPSPRSPQYGFQTWLNRPLEDGEGGHPLFPSRAPQTLFAMIGHMGQYVLISPEQRLTLVRLGHSDEPQRKALLQQAADVIELYPASGT